One bacterium DNA window includes the following coding sequences:
- the lipA gene encoding lipoyl synthase, whose product MHNREVPNEKRERPSWLKVRLHVTPELEQVQQLVKQDGLNTVCSSANCPNLGECWARGTATFMIGGNTCTRRCSFCDVSTGKPGGLDPLEPGRVAEAVRKLGLRFAVITCVARDDLPDGGAGQMAATVRAIRECSPGTGVEVLISDYKGEEACLRSVLDTDPDVLNHNIETVERLQRQVRPAASYACSLGVLRRARKLREDIPTKSGLILGMGEREEEVDRTLCDLRDGGVTLLTMGQYLRPSDDHLPVDRWVPPDEFDAWAVRARALGFQQVAAGPLVRSSYHAEDLAG is encoded by the coding sequence GTGCACAACCGGGAGGTGCCGAACGAGAAGCGTGAGCGCCCGAGCTGGCTCAAGGTCCGGCTCCACGTGACCCCGGAGCTCGAGCAGGTGCAGCAACTCGTCAAGCAGGACGGCCTGAACACGGTCTGCTCCTCGGCGAACTGCCCGAACCTCGGCGAATGCTGGGCGCGGGGCACCGCGACCTTCATGATCGGCGGCAATACCTGCACCCGCCGGTGCAGCTTCTGTGATGTCTCCACCGGCAAGCCCGGTGGCCTCGATCCGCTCGAACCGGGGCGGGTCGCCGAGGCGGTGCGCAAGCTCGGCCTGCGTTTCGCCGTCATTACCTGCGTCGCTCGCGACGATTTGCCCGATGGCGGCGCCGGCCAGATGGCGGCCACCGTGCGGGCCATTCGCGAATGCTCTCCCGGGACCGGCGTCGAGGTGCTGATCTCCGACTACAAGGGCGAGGAAGCGTGCCTGCGCAGCGTGCTGGATACCGATCCGGACGTGCTGAACCACAACATCGAGACGGTCGAGCGGCTCCAGCGTCAAGTCCGCCCCGCAGCCAGCTACGCGTGTTCGCTCGGCGTCTTGCGGCGAGCGCGGAAGCTCCGCGAGGACATTCCGACCAAGAGCGGACTGATCCTCGGGATGGGCGAGCGTGAAGAAGAAGTGGACCGGACGCTCTGCGATCTCCGGGACGGGGGGGTGACCCTGCTCACGATGGGCCAATACCTGCGCCCGAGCGACGACCACCTGCCCGTCGACCGCTGGGTACCGCCGGACGAATTCGACGCCTGGGCCGTGCGAGCCCGAGCCCTGGGCTTCCAGCAAGTCGCCGCCGGCCCCCTCGTCCGCAGCTCCTACCACGCCGAAGACCTCGCAGGATAA
- a CDS encoding NADH-quinone oxidoreductase subunit I, which produces MAIRVVPVQRDAKLTWVERLYLPMIVKGLWVTSRHFFRNLRGFATGQSTAFVVQYPEERVDHADAFRGMPVLVELESGLPRCVACGLCEFACPTNCISIVPGELPDHAIERYPEQFQIDMSRCMFCGLCEEACPEEAVVMSREVEIAAFDREALVYEKEQLLVPEPLLKRRLEFLRAEYERAAASGGKD; this is translated from the coding sequence ATGGCCATCCGGGTCGTACCTGTACAACGCGATGCGAAGCTCACCTGGGTGGAGCGGCTCTACCTGCCCATGATCGTGAAGGGCCTGTGGGTGACGAGCCGGCATTTCTTCCGGAACCTGCGGGGGTTCGCGACCGGGCAGAGCACGGCTTTCGTCGTGCAGTATCCGGAGGAGCGGGTCGACCATGCCGACGCCTTTCGCGGGATGCCCGTCCTGGTGGAGCTCGAGAGCGGGCTGCCTCGCTGCGTGGCCTGTGGGCTCTGCGAGTTCGCATGCCCGACGAACTGCATTTCGATCGTTCCGGGCGAACTCCCCGATCACGCGATCGAACGCTACCCGGAGCAGTTCCAGATCGACATGTCCCGCTGCATGTTCTGCGGGCTCTGCGAGGAGGCCTGTCCCGAGGAAGCCGTCGTGATGAGCCGGGAAGTCGAGATCGCGGCGTTCGATCGGGAAGCCCTGGTCTACGAGAAGGAGCAGTTGCTCGTTCCGGAGCCGTTGCTGAAGCGCCGCCTGGAATTCCTTCGGGCCGAGTACGAGCGAGCGGCGGCCTCGGGAGGGAAAGACTGA
- a CDS encoding NADH-quinone oxidoreductase subunit C: MTFLRDEPALAFDMLTDLTCVDFLGSEPRFEMVYHLYSVARNHRLRIKAYAAREDSPTIASLTGLWASADWMEREVFDLYGIGFDDHPDLRRILLYEEFEGHPLRKDYPKTRRQPLIGPGSREA; the protein is encoded by the coding sequence ATGACATTCCTTCGCGACGAGCCGGCCCTGGCGTTCGACATGCTGACCGATCTGACGTGTGTCGACTTCCTGGGAAGCGAGCCTCGCTTCGAGATGGTCTACCACCTCTACTCGGTGGCGAGGAACCATCGCCTGCGCATCAAGGCCTACGCCGCCCGCGAGGATTCCCCGACGATCGCATCGCTCACCGGCCTCTGGGCCTCGGCCGATTGGATGGAACGGGAAGTCTTCGACCTCTATGGCATCGGTTTCGACGACCACCCGGATCTTCGCCGCATCCTTCTCTACGAGGAGTTCGAGGGCCATCCGCTACGCAAGGATTACCCTAAGACCCGCCGGCAGCCGCTGATCGGGCCCGGGAGCCGCGAGGCATGA
- a CDS encoding NADH-quinone oxidoreductase subunit D, with translation MSAPDLAAEHMTLNMGPSHPATHGTVKFLIELDGESIVDLDVQVGYLHRGFEKECESGSWYQCIPYTDRLNYNSAVLCNLGFCMAVEKLLEIETPERCQWLRVLAGELSRIGDHLTRCGAACLELQAMTPFLYGIEARELVWDLLEALCGARVTSNYVRIGGVRHALPESFPALAKQSLPTIRRLLADFEALVTQNRIFVDRLRDIGIVSKEDCIRHAVTGPVLRASGVPLDLRKDEPYLVYDQIDFDVPVGTVGDNYDRYLVCVAEMHQSLRIVEQCIHRLEALGSGPVDVADARVRWPAKDGVFNRMEEMIQQFKNVTEGPKVPAGEGYFAIESANGELGFYLVSDGSERPVKVRCRPPSFLNIGPLPLMVRGAMLADLIPTFDFLNMIGGECDR, from the coding sequence ATGAGCGCGCCGGACCTCGCTGCCGAGCACATGACGCTCAACATGGGCCCGTCCCATCCGGCGACCCATGGCACGGTGAAGTTCTTGATCGAACTCGACGGCGAATCGATCGTCGATCTCGACGTGCAGGTCGGCTACCTGCACCGGGGCTTCGAGAAGGAATGCGAGAGCGGCTCCTGGTATCAGTGCATCCCGTACACGGATCGCCTCAACTACAACTCGGCGGTGCTGTGCAATCTGGGTTTCTGCATGGCCGTCGAGAAGCTCCTGGAGATCGAGACACCGGAGCGTTGCCAATGGCTGCGCGTTCTCGCTGGCGAACTCTCCCGGATCGGCGACCACCTGACCCGCTGCGGCGCGGCCTGCCTCGAACTCCAGGCCATGACTCCGTTCCTGTATGGCATCGAAGCCCGGGAGCTCGTCTGGGATCTGCTGGAGGCGCTCTGCGGCGCGCGCGTGACGTCCAACTACGTCCGGATCGGAGGCGTGCGCCACGCACTGCCGGAGAGCTTCCCTGCACTCGCCAAGCAGAGCCTGCCGACCATCCGGCGCCTGCTCGCGGATTTCGAAGCGTTGGTGACACAGAACCGCATCTTCGTCGATCGGCTTCGGGATATCGGCATCGTCTCCAAGGAGGATTGCATCCGCCACGCCGTCACGGGCCCGGTACTGCGGGCTTCCGGCGTTCCGCTCGATCTGCGCAAGGACGAGCCCTACCTCGTGTACGACCAGATCGATTTCGATGTGCCGGTCGGCACGGTCGGTGACAACTACGATCGCTATCTCGTCTGCGTTGCCGAGATGCATCAGAGCCTGCGCATCGTCGAGCAATGCATCCACCGTCTCGAAGCCCTTGGCTCAGGCCCGGTGGACGTGGCCGACGCCCGCGTGCGCTGGCCCGCCAAGGACGGTGTGTTCAACCGCATGGAAGAGATGATCCAGCAGTTCAAGAACGTCACCGAGGGGCCGAAGGTTCCGGCGGGGGAGGGCTACTTCGCGATCGAATCGGCGAATGGCGAGCTCGGCTTCTACCTCGTCTCCGATGGCAGCGAGCGCCCGGTGAAGGTGCGTTGCCGGCCGCCGAGCTTCCTGAACATCGGCCCCCTGCCGCTGATGGTGCGCGGCGCCATGCTCGCCGACCTGATCCCGACCTTCGACTTCCTGAACATGATCGGCGGAGAGTGCGACCGGTGA